Proteins co-encoded in one Meiothermus sp. genomic window:
- a CDS encoding IS5 family transposase (programmed frameshift), whose translation MELRQSRYPSDLTDQEWAILAPLMPQPSAAPHRPRENPWREILNGIFYITRAGCAWRMMPYDLPHWKTVYHYFRLWRKSGFLEQIHTTLREKTRRKAGRLPEPSAGILDSQSVKTSGKRGVRGYDAGKKVKGRKRHLLVDTQGLVLGVKVLPAHLTDAEGGREVLEGARGLSKRLSHLFVDGGYKRRFEEWVRRTLGWTVEVVRRPDANFRGIWWPKDQPLPEDLEEEVRKRTRGHRGFVVIPRRWVVERTFAWLSFNRRLNRDYELLPESSETFIHTAMIRLMVRRLAS comes from the exons ATGGAACTCAGACAAAGCCGCTACCCCAGCGATCTGACCGACCAGGAGTGGGCTATTCTGGCACCCCTGATGCCCCAGCCCTCCGCCGCCCCCCATCGCCCCCGGGAGAATCCCTGGCGGGAAATCCTGAACGGCATCTTCTACATCACCCGCGCCGGCTGCGCCTGGCGCATGATGCCCTATGACCTGCCCCACTGGAAAACCGTCTATCACTACTTCCGTTTGTGGCGCAAATCGGGTTTTCTGGAACAGATACATACCACCCTGCGCGAGAAAACCCGCCGTAAAGCAGGACGCCTGCCCGAACCCAGCGCGGGGATTCTGGATAGCCAGAGCGTGAAGACCTCGG GGAAAAGGGGGGTCAGGGGGTATGACGCGGGCAAGAAGGTAAAGGGGCGCAAACGGCATCTGCTGGTGGATACACAAGGGCTGGTGTTGGGAGTCAAGGTGCTGCCCGCCCACCTCACGGATGCGGAGGGCGGGCGAGAGGTGCTGGAGGGGGCCAGGGGGCTGTCGAAGCGGTTGTCGCATCTGTTTGTGGATGGGGGGTACAAGCGCAGGTTTGAGGAATGGGTTCGGCGCACCTTGGGCTGGACGGTGGAGGTGGTGCGCAGGCCGGATGCCAACTTCCGGGGTATTTGGTGGCCTAAAGACCAGCCTCTTCCGGAGGACTTGGAGGAGGAAGTGCGGAAGAGGACGCGGGGGCATCGGGGGTTTGTGGTGATTCCCCGCAGATGGGTGGTGGAGCGGACGTTTGCCTGGCTGAGCTTCAATCGGAGGCTGAACCGGGACTATGAGCTTCTACCTGAGAGCTCAGAGACCTTCATCCACACAGCGATGATTCGGCTTATGGTCAGAAGATTGG